Below is a genomic region from Melanotaenia boesemani isolate fMelBoe1 chromosome 19, fMelBoe1.pri, whole genome shotgun sequence.
CCCAAAAATTGGAATCGAATTGAATCTTGAGTTGTTGTTAGATTCACATCCCTAatgttttctaataaaaaggtgcctgaaaagcgtctgctaaatgactgcagTAGAACAAAATAGAAACTTTTCCAGTAGTATCCACTCTTGGAGGGAATGTCATAGAGGTGGTTCATGAATGACGTTTCCTGGGTCTTACCGAGGTGGAGGAGGCTAGCATGGCTTTGGGAGATCGGATCATGCCGGCCAGAGAATGTCGCAGAGTGTCGAAGCGAGAGCTCCTCTCTTTCACTTTgtcctgaacacacacacaccagacacacacacagctgtttatTGATGAACAAATGAGCGTCATCATCGTCAGTGACAACATCCTGTAGCCATAATTACGGTGGAGCTGACGGAGCGGGCGTCATCTTCGTACTGCAGtgcaggtggagcagggggtgggggaggggacGCCACCGCAGTGGCCATCTTTGAATCCAACAGGGCCTTCTGGGAGAGGAGGCGGGCTTCAGAGCCACGCAGTGATTGGACGGTGTGACGAAGTTCCAGGAGTGAGAGTTTCTGACTGAGGAGCAGGACGCAGCTGAGGAGGATGAGAGACACAGGTTGACGGTCAGGACAGGGACAGGGACAGAGACGTGGCCTCTGACTCCGCCTCCTCACACTCACTCGCTCTTCTTCTCTGCGCTCTGCATGCTTGTCTGAATTTTGGCGTCCAGGTCATTGGCCAACGCTTCCTTTGTCTGCAGATTCTGCTGAGTCAGGGCCAGTTCTTCCGTCGCCGACGACAACCTGCAAACCACAAAGTCGACCAATCAGGTGGAAGCAAACTAAATTAAGGCCAACACAAAAACTGAAGGAACTAAAACCAGAATGATGTCTGACGTGGCCTGAAGGCTGTCGGCTGTCAGCGTGTTCCACAGAATCTCATTGGCTGGAAGATTGTCTGTCTCCTCCAATAAGGAGACGTCAAACTCCACACTCGCCTCGGGGATGTCTGGAGACCTGAGAGAGGAAGACAGGCTATTACCACGGCAACCAAAAGAGAGGGAGACAGGCTATAACCATGTCAACCGGGGGACTGACCTGTAAGTGTCGATGAAATGCTGGTACTCCGTCGGAGGATCGatctgctgaacggctgctgaGATCTCCTGATGAACCTTCACGATCTCCTCCGTCAGGAGACTGCTGATCTCACAGTACTCCTCCAGAATACTTTTACTACGGGAGTACAAACACGTACGTCCATCAGTACTCCTCCAGAAATCTTTTACTACGGGAGTACATACACGTACGTCCATCAGTACTCCTCCAGAATACTTTTACTACGGGAGAACATACACGTACGTCCATCAGTACTCCTCCGGAATACTTTTACTACGGGAGTACAAACACGTACGTCCATCAGTACTCCTCCGGAACACTTTTACTACAGGAATACAAACACGTACGTCCATCAGTACTCCTCCAGAATACTTTTACTACGGGAGTACATACACGTACGTCCATCAGTACTCCTCCGGAATACTTTTACTACGGGAGTACATCCACGTACGTCCATCAGTACTCCTCCGGAATACTTTTACTACGGGAGTACATACACGTACGTCCATCAGTACTCCTCCAGAATACTTTTACTACGGGAGTACATCCACGTACGTCCATCAGTACTCCTCCGGAATACTTTTACTACGGGAGTACATACACGTACGTCCATCAGTACTCCTTCGGAATACTTTAACTACGGGAGTACATACACGTACGTCCATCAGTACTCCTTCGGAATACTTTTACTACGGGAGTCCATACACGTACGTCCATCAGTACTCCTTCGGAATACTTTTACTACGGGAGTACAAACACGTACGTTCATCAGTACTCCTCCAGAATACTTTTACTACGGGAGTACATCCACGTAAGTCCATCAGTACTCCTCCAGAATACTTTTACTACGGGAGTACATACACGTACGTTCATCAGTACTCCTCCGGAATACTTTTATTAAGGGAGTACAAACACGTACGTCCATCAGTACTCCTCCGGAATACTTTTACTACGGGAGTACATACACGTACGTCCATCAGTACTCCTTCGGAATACTTTTACTACGGGAGTACATACACGTACGTCCATCAGTACTCCTCCAGAACACTTTTACTACGGGAGTACAAACACTTTCGTCCATCAGTACTCCTCCAGAATACTTTTACTACGGGAGTACAAACACGTACGTCCATCAGTACTCCTCCAGAATACTTTTACTACAAGAGTATACATAAAACGCAGTGGTAAGAGCTAGACGGTGACCAGGTGACCGGTCATGTGACTTACAGGGCCAGCGTCATGTCCTCCTGCATCCTCTGCAGCGCATCCAGCAGCGCGGGCGCCGCCTGCCGTCGGTGTTCGTCCTGCAGCGTCTGAGCGCCGCAGACCGCCAACACATACTGATTATGAAGGTTATGAAGCTTCGCTGTGGCTTTGTCGTAGCGGTCCCGGGAACGCTCAGCCTCCCTGCctgtgattgggtgaaaaaaaCATAGGGGGAGGAGTCAGTGCTTTATAAAACCTTCAGAGCACAAACCATTTGTACAACTCTCACCTTTGGCCAACGAGTCTCTGTACTTCTCTTTGGCAACATTTGCGTCACGGCTCAGCTGACGGTACGTCACCTTCAGCTTCTCTAAGTCATTTCTGGTTACCTAGCAATAGCAAACTGAAACATGTCAGCCTGAAGCTTTCTGCCATATCATCCTTTCAGTCACACCTGCAGACAACCCGACCAGGAACAGAAAGAGCAGACCACAAACCAGACAATTAAGGCCACacccctcccccctccccccgACGCCAACATACCTTGCAATTGTGGCTCTCCAGCTGCTGATGAAGACTCTGGTAGCTCTTCTTCACCTGCTGCTTGTCTCGGATCAGCGTAGCCAGACGGTGAAGTGGACCCGAGTTCAGGTTATCTGCGTGGCTCCTCATGACTCGGCTCAAAGCCTCTGTCTGACGAATCACCTGCGACCATGACTGAATGGACACACACAGTGAGATCAAACCAACTGAAGGGCATAAGCCCCACCCATCAACCAACAGGTGAACAGCTCACCTTGCTGACGGTGCTGACATAATCAACAGcttcctgtttctctgtttgCTGAGTCATGCTGAGCAGCAGGGCAGCATATTCCTTATCACTTTTCACTCGCAGCGTCATGAAGCGCTTCACCGTGTCCAGCAGCTAGAGGGTGACACACACTGTTAGCTGCTCAAGGCAAGAATAAAGATTATTCAAAGCTGGGGAAAAGCATTTACTTAAACTCAGAGCAGTTGGCAGCTGTTAGTTTGTGTTTCACAGCAACTAACAGTAATGGCTAAGAGCTAACACTAGTAGCTAACGGCTAACGGTAACAGTTCACGGCTAACAGCTAACACCAATAGTTAACGGCAAAC
It encodes:
- the fer gene encoding tyrosine-protein kinase Fer isoform X1; translated protein: MGFGRDLRNSHEGLLKLQDWELKLLDTVKRFMTLRVKSDKEYAALLLSMTQQTEKQEAVDYVSTVSKSWSQVIRQTEALSRVMRSHADNLNSGPLHRLATLIRDKQQVKKSYQSLHQQLESHNCKVTRNDLEKLKVTYRQLSRDANVAKEKYRDSLAKGREAERSRDRYDKATAKLHNLHNQYVLAVCGAQTLQDEHRRQAAPALLDALQRMQEDMTLALKSILEEYCEISSLLTEEIVKVHQEISAAVQQIDPPTEYQHFIDTYRSPDIPEASVEFDVSLLEETDNLPANEILWNTLTADSLQATLSSATEELALTQQNLQTKEALANDLDAKIQTSMQSAEKKSDCVLLLSQKLSLLELRHTVQSLRGSEARLLSQKALLDSKMATAVASPPPPPAPPALQYEDDARSVSSTDKVKERSSRFDTLRHSLAGMIRSPKAMLASSTSQFFDVIPTSERPLADQEWYHGAIPRTEAQELLRQQGDFLVRESHGKPGEYVLSVFSDDQRRHFIIQYADSQYRFEGTGFSTIPQLIEHHFSTKQVITKKSGVVLLNPVVKDKKWILNHEDVVLGELLGKGNFGEVFKGTLQRDKTPVAVKTCKEDLPSELKIRFLSEARILKHYDHPNIVKLIGVCTQRQPIYIVMELVPGGDFLSFLRKKKDELKTKQLVRFAVDAAAGMAYLESKNCIHRDLAARNCLVGDGSVLKISDFGMSRQEDDGVYSSSGLKQIPIKWTAPEALNYGRYSSESDVWSFGILLWETFSLGVCPYPGMTNQQAREQVEKGYRMVCPQRCPDDIYRVMQRCWQYNPEDRPKFLDLQRDLAAMKKK
- the fer gene encoding tyrosine-protein kinase Fer isoform X2, with the translated sequence MGFGRDLRNSHEGLLKLQDWELKLLDTVKRFMTLRVKSDKEYAALLLSMTQQTEKQEAVDYVSTVSKSWSQVIRQTEALSRVMRSHADNLNSGPLHRLATLIRDKQQVKKSYQSLHQQLESHNCKVTRNDLEKLKVTYRQLSRDANVAKEKYRDSLAKGREAERSRDRYDKATAKLHNLHNQYVLAVCGAQTLQDEHRRQAAPALLDALQRMQEDMTLALKSILEEYCEISSLLTEEIVKVHQEISAAVQQIDPPTEYQHFIDTYRSPDIPEASVEFDVSLLEETDNLPANEILWNTLTADSLQATLSSATEELALTQQNLQTKEALANDLDAKIQTSMQSAEKKSDCVLLLSQKLSLLELRHTVQSLRGSEARLLSQKALLDSKMATAVASPPPPPAPPALQYEDDARSVSSTDKVKERSSRFDTLRHSLAGMIRSPKAMLASSTSFFDVIPTSERPLADQEWYHGAIPRTEAQELLRQQGDFLVRESHGKPGEYVLSVFSDDQRRHFIIQYADSQYRFEGTGFSTIPQLIEHHFSTKQVITKKSGVVLLNPVVKDKKWILNHEDVVLGELLGKGNFGEVFKGTLQRDKTPVAVKTCKEDLPSELKIRFLSEARILKHYDHPNIVKLIGVCTQRQPIYIVMELVPGGDFLSFLRKKKDELKTKQLVRFAVDAAAGMAYLESKNCIHRDLAARNCLVGDGSVLKISDFGMSRQEDDGVYSSSGLKQIPIKWTAPEALNYGRYSSESDVWSFGILLWETFSLGVCPYPGMTNQQAREQVEKGYRMVCPQRCPDDIYRVMQRCWQYNPEDRPKFLDLQRDLAAMKKK